A region of the Stigmatopora nigra isolate UIUO_SnigA chromosome 10, RoL_Snig_1.1, whole genome shotgun sequence genome:
aaaaaaaaatcaaatcaggcGATCAATCCTAGTCTGTGCTACTTAGCTACCAAGTTTATGGACGATCGATTCACCAATGAGAGGAGTAAGGATTCTAAATTAATATCCACAAGATCAACAACCTTAGTGACAACTTGACAGGCTTTCATCgtgtaataataatcataaactTGAATATAATTATTTGAAGGGGGCTTTATTCCATACATTTCCCCAAAGCAAAGGGATATTATAAATTGGATACTTTTTTATCAAAAGCATCCCAGCACAATTAGTTgataaaatgtcaacaaatcaacaaaattACATTATCCAGTCCATACAGTCATGTTTATTCAATgtccaaccatttttttaaattctcaatACCAGGAATGAGTCAACTAGAAATATTCTTAtaacaaaagatttttttattgatgttttgtTAATAGTATTCCAAAAGAAGAGGTCAATTTTCAATCATATTGCATTTAAATGAGAAGGTAAAGTTCTTCTATGTCCACAGCAAAGTCTTGTTTTCATATGTTGGTGATGTCCACACTCTTGTAGGCGCGAATGGGACTGCTGCGCGAGTTTCGAGAAACCGAATGGACGTGAGCTTCTGCTGAGCGGAACCGCAGAGGACTCTGGACACATATTGACAAAAGGTACACACACAATATGATCCAAATGAAGGCATTCAATATGTCACAAACAACATATGGACCAGGTAGAAGAATAGAGCAAGCTCATGTTTAACACAGGCGTGCATTGTATGCCCGACAGGGATGCCACGATTAATCAACTAAGCTAAACTAAGCTATTTTGATTGAAttgtttagagcaggggtgtcaaacttcctTTGGTCTGTGGGCCGattacagcttaatttgagatcaagcgggccggaccagtaaactcattgcaaaattacatagaactaacaataaacccacttttttcctttctattagttactaatactagtaattagtgcaaagaatgagtgaattatcaaaatgtttattaacaacaTTTGCCTTTTACATTATAAACactatattatgaacaagagaataacataagaacataactgtcaattcatgttgtctgcacgtactaaaacactgcgccctttagcggataatacaagattTACAGATTTGAAagacttcatatttttttatacaatgcagttttcttcccgggccgtaccaaaccaccagacgggccggatccggcccgcgggccgtatttttGACACCCTAAACTTtagagaatttttttaaaaaagggtgatctttttgggtttaaaaacaaatagtcttttgtatttttatttgtgtagaaatgttttttttaactttaaaaataaaaatgtgagtcACAGTACATCTATATTTTCaattagtttttaaaagaatataatTAGATATTATCCATTTTTGTTATCcctctattttaaaaaatgtttgtaaaaacaaaaaaggaaaacattgaaatcatttttaaaaattcaattttttttgtttttacagttaAAGTAATGGAAATtgtaatatgtatatttaaaatttgaaatgaataaaaaatcatattagtaaaagaagaaacaagagttctaaatgtttattaaagGGTCTTTTGATTCATGCAGGAGCTGCACCGACAGGAGTCGACTGGATTGGTGGGAGTGGTCGCTGACGTCCAGGTGTTCCTCCGGTTCACCCACCGCAGTCCAGAGAACTCAATACCCGGCCATCCACCAGGTGAGTGTAGGATTTTTTCCAATACTGTGCTAGGCCCACGTCCCTCAGCAAAGATGTCGCCACCCTAATCCAATGCGTTAGACTGAAAGGACAACATATTGTGAACCGATTCTTAGACTCTTAATATGGTAAAATAGAACTTTAAAAtactttgtcatttaaaaaatgacataggcttttttctttttgaatagaAAATTGTTCGATCATTTTCTAAATTGCACATCATTGCTTGAGGGTAaagtggcgcagaggttaactCGCCTGTCTCCTTTGtgggtggcctgggttcaaatcccggctgggacacattttcacttatttctttctgtggacttgtagtcaagatactcaaatgattacaaaggaaagtgtagctacTTGGTGGCAtagaggttaagtcacttgactcccgtgtgggagacctgggttcaaatcccggttgggacacattttcacttagttgtttctgtgttcttgcaatcaagacactcaaatgattacagaggaaagtgtagtcacttgcgtggtgcagaggttagttcacaggactcccgtgtgggagacctgggttcgattcccgctgccgtcgtttggctgaaaatacttggaaagaagaattggtcaatggaataagaagaagggaaaaaaaagaaaaaactttttaatttatattacacacttagtcatacttttcagcaaaaggttatattccgaactgccttcggcagttcggaagacacttgatggacctgtctgtgcgaaaggcgttctcgggtcggccttcggccgaccctcgaccgcttgcttggtcagtgaaccgccgacaccgggaagcgaactcacgttctctcggtgcaaaggcgagtgtgcaacccactacaccaactcgtgccccacttatacataggtgttgaaacgttttatccaaggaaactgggtgaaacacttagtcatttttttgacaaaatgcttcatccaccactgaatacttattcagttagacacttagacattaatacttattcttttacctgaacaattgtgggaaaatctttgcctgcactgggatttgaacccaggacctcagaggtggcagactgatgacttatccattgggccaccaccctctgagagaaagcagtagtacttgtacttttatccttttcatttacctgaataatagtgggaaaatttttgcaggtacttggatttgaaccaacgaccagagaggtgggagactgatgacttatccactgcgccaccaccctgtgagagtgagtagtagtacttgtactcttaTATCTTcaatttacctgaataatagtgggaaaatttttgcaggtacttggatttgaaccaacgaCCAGAGAGGTGGGAGAccgatgacttatccactgggccaccaccctgtgagagtgagtagtagtacttgtactcttaTTTCTTcgatttacctgaataatagtgggaaaatgtttgcaagcactaggatttgaCACAGTATAGAAAAgcagttttcttaaaaaacaacaacatagtatgtagtaaggcttttttctctttgaGAAAATAAGATTTCAtgcctcccccccaaaaaaactttatCTGCAgcagataaatatttgtttttatttgttaaataaaatacatccaTAGATTTCCTCTTTTATTCCATGTTGCCTACATTACAAAGCATTCAATAGAGACGTATTAGGAAGAGTGTTACACAAACAGGAGAATAAAGCAACACTAAGGCTTGCATTTCCAGTGCAAGTCACTTTTGCTGAAGAAGCGATGAATGAAGCATAAGAAATGAGAATAATGGTATTTTTGTTAATTCATTTTGGCTTGTTAGGAGGCTCTCAGGAAGAAATGACAGAAGCAAGTACTGACAGCAAGACTACAACAAATGACCGTACTTCCTGAAATAGTGGCCTATATTGCAGGTATGACATTCTCTTTATATTTATTGTCGTTCCATCCACTTATTAATTTTGAGTGCagtatttagtattttaaaCAATATGCACCTATTTTTAAATAGCAGAACATTAACTGTGCAGTGATTAACAAACTGATTGGACCATCTGTGCTATAGAGATTTCCAGCATTATGGAAAATACTTCTAAACTTTAACAATTTAAATACATTCAACAACTATATTTTTTCTCACTTCTAGAATGACAGTAATAAAATATCTGCcataacataacacaaacaTAAAAGTGCTGGTCTAATATATTTGTTAATCACTGTATTTTTTCATCTATTATACAGATATTCTTTTATAGGAATTAAATAATACTTCATAAAAgctctaaaaagaaaatataagtaatttatatatatctttatgaGCACTATTATcatgtactttatatttatgGCATTATGTATGTTTCCAAAATATTATACCATTATACAGTTATCGTAAAATCACCAGTATAACAGAGTATTATGATGCTAAAGCCACTATTTGAGGAAATATGGTATTTTTCCAGGGTAAGCGTCACATTTGTTATGGATCATTAACTGATGATGAAATTCCATTCCTGGCCCATGTTGCGATTATGATATGTATGACAACACATAACTGGATAAATAGTAattttttgggtatttttccCCACACATGAATGTGAAGTGGACTTTGCCTGCCAAAATTATTCCATGTATAAAGCGCCATGTAGTAAAAaccattggggggggggggggggggggaagcaaACAAGGTTAAAAAGACAAATTGCTCCTATTTACACATAAACAGCAGTCCTTCAAGTCTccagttgtaaaaaaaacaaagacaataatACAGCATGTCTGCAAATACACATAACCCCgcctatatatttatatgcatgtaaacatatgtacatatgcatacatctataaatatatatatcatttacatacatacaattTAAGAGTTTCATATACTATACATTTGGTGAAATAGCAGTCTCTTttaggctttgttttttttaattggacagCCCCCCCCCAAAGAAGCCCATCTCATACAAACTCttacctgcacacacacacacacacttttacacacacacacacttgcgcaTACACACAGTATCACCAGTCAGCATCCTCCTCTATGTAATAGTCGGGTGTGGCAGTACCATCAAAGAGGCCCGGGTCCAAAGACTTGCGCTGTTTCCCACGAGCAAAGACACGCGACAGCGAGCTCAGCGTCATCTTCTCCTTCTTTTTCTTACGCTTCTGATCCTCCAGGTCCTCCATGGACTGAAGCGCACACAAAAGCACACCGTGGTTAATTTCTGTAGTTCTTTGTGCATATTACCTTGGTGTAGAAAGCAGTTGGTAAAAAGTATGCGAAAATAAGAGAGGTTGTAGCAAGCTGGAGGGGAAAAATAGTCATTCCAATATCTCTTTCTTCtattttataatacattttatttaaaaaaaaagtggaaagacTGCCTGAGCTAGATTTTTCTACCATGAGTGATTGAATGTTAAACAATTATGTATGTTAACAACGTATGCTTGCACTTAATGCACAATTTGTAGCATTGTATGTTTATTAGATACATTTATTgtagtttgtatttttaaagtaaatgtaaAATTCCCCCCATTTAGTAAATAACATGGTCATCGAGTAGAGATTGTTGTTGTATGTATGACCTTATCTTCTAACATGATCATCCAGTAGAGCTCTTTGTATGACGTTTGCAGCCAACAATGTCTTACAATTAATGGAGAAGAGACTGTTTAAGTGACTAACTCCATCTAGTTTTAATTCTGAGAAGTGCAACAGATTATAGACTGAATTTAAACTTCTTTAGTGTGTCATATTCCGTGATAGCCAAACTTAAAATCTCTACCCATCACCAACACCAAGAAGCCATGTTAGCTTGCAGCAGCAGAacaacacacgcgcacacacaaacactagcaaacacacacatacacacacacacacacactaatggCAGACTGCTCTTACGTTGCAGAGGGAGTGCGTCCTGTGGCGGGGGGAGTTGATGTCGCTGGGCGTGGACGAGCGGTCCCCGTCGGCCGCCGAGGCGTCCGAGATGACGGACGGCTGGCGCGAGTGGCAGGGGCTGATTCTGACCACGGCTGGGGTGAGGGgccacgcacaaacacacacgcgcaGTCCCAGAATGGACACAAGCCCACCGTTAGTTGACGAAACCTCGAGGATAGCAGTTAGTAGAAACACCAAGACGGCACCCCAAGGCCATTTCATTAGGTACGCGCTGTTGGGACCCAGTACAAAGCGGCAGTTTGTGCGTACCTAATGAAGCGTCCGGGGAGCGAGGCGAGCGCTACCTTGTCTGTCGGCATTGTGTCCGCCGTGGTAGAGGGTTTGCTGGCTCTGCCGGATGGCGGCGGTCAGCGGCAGGTCGGCCTGCATCACCCACTCTTGACTGCCGTTGACCAGCGGTTCGCCGCCGCCGTTTCCGGCGTTGACGCCGGGGGCTAGCGAGTGGCGCTTGGGGACGTCTTTGGTCAGCGTGGCCAGAGATTGCTTGGCCTGTTCGCAGAAACAAAAGCAATAATGCATCACGTTCACTCATTTGATAGCCTGTGcaaaagcattgaattcaaaTAATCAttctgtggggggaaaaaaataaaaaagtgatgGTGACATTGTGATAATTGCTATTCCTTCCTTCTACAGAAACTAGATGCCCAGCTTTTTTCTTTGGAGCCAtaaggtggaaaaaaaggaaactgaATGGCGGATGAGGCACCAGCGGCATCACATCGAAAGGTTATTGGCTTGAAGACAGCGACGCCATCCATGTAAGTCATACACGCAATACTAGGATCAGCTCTACAATCCTATTGTTCAATTATATGTCTGCTACTGTAAATCCAAATGGATTGTCTGTCCTGCAGGTAAATACAAGGGAATTTTGCCAGGCGGAGAAAAAAGAATGAAGAAAATACGGCTGTGTTTTTGACTGACCATGGTGAGTTCGGCCTCGAGCTCCTTGATCCGGTTCTCCTTCATGTCTAGCTGAGAGCGTAAAAGGTTAGCCTGCTCGGTGGCCTCTTTGGTCTGCCGCCTCAGGTCCCACTTCTCCCTCTCCAGCACGTCCTTCTCCTTGGCCAGCACTTTGACCGCGTCCTCACTCTCCTACAAAGTGGAATGTCTCTCTGAGAATTGGTCTTTGGAAAAACCACAGCTGTAgtttatgacactttttttttaaccaaaattatttcatttgttgtcatcatacacagctgcgtataatgaaattggtgattattattattattatttttagtgacCGTTATTTGGTAGACATCACAGGTAAATGCCACAAGGGCCAGCAAATCTGGAAAATCTCGAGCACTGAGAAATCCAAATTTTGGCATTTGTGAAAAAGGGACTTGCCTTTCGATGCTGGTTGTAGTTGCGTATGAATTCTCGGAGCTGGTCTTCTCGACTCTCCAGTGTTGTGTACAGCTGCTGCATCTGACTCACCAAGTCGCCCTTCTCTCCTTTTAGACGTTTACGGTCGGCTTTCATGGCTGCAATGTGACATAATAGTAGActtagttgtcattttttagtttCAAAATCGATCTCAATCCAATGGGAGGATTTTTGCGACAGCTCTCAAATGACATCACGTTAGATAtaatagaatagaattttgttcCAATGACCTTGTATGTATACTCAAAGCTTATGTAGAAACGTTTCAAGTTTGTTGTGTATGACATTagatatttctctttttttcaggttaagaaatgccattcacttcaaaagaaaaggcaGCGTTTGCTTGGACAGAAGAAAACAGTGCAGCGTGCCTTCTTCACAAATTTTGCTAAGAAGGCTTCAGGTGCAACTCAAAATATCCACACTCATGTCCTACTTGGCTTTCTGGCACATTACCCTGGAAATGCCCAAAGTTAAGCAAGTTCAGGCCTGGTTATGACCTGGGTAGGAGCCTTCCTGGAAATAGCAGGTGCTGGAAGGAGGAATCAAGTGCCTTTGTGTGATGCAGTGGAATTGACTAATTAATTCTAACTTAGTCTATCAGACTGACATATTTGGAAGTCTATACTCATCATGCAAATTATGTGTTCTCACCAAAGTTTTCTTGGTGGGGGGGAGGggaggaccaagtgtcttggtgggggggaggggaggaccaagtgtcttggtggggggtggggaccaagtgtcttggtggggggtggggacaAAGTGTCTAGGTGGGGGGTGGGGAcaaagtgtcttggtgggggggggggaccaagtgtcttggtggggggggggaccaagtgtcttggagTGTGTGtctgggggggtggggggggaacaagtgtcttggtggggggggaACAAGTGTCTTGGTAGGgggtggggaccaagtgtcttggtggggggggaccaagtgtcttggtgggggggggggggaccaagtgtcttggtgggggggggggaccaagtgtcttggtggggggaggggaggaccaagtgtcttggtggggggaggggaggaccaagtgtcttggtgggggggcAAGTGTCTTGGGGGGGGGTCTTGGtgggggggaccaagtgtcttggtggggggggcAAGTGTCTTGGgggtgtcttggtggggggggaccaagtgtcttggtgggggaggggggaccaagtgtcttggtgggggggaagggaggaccaagtgtcttggtagggggtggggaccaagtgtcttggtgggggggaccaagtgtcttggtggggggggaccaagtgtcttggtgggggggacCAAGTGTATAGGTGGAGGGACCAAGTTTTTTGGTGTGTGGGGGggaggggaccaagtgtcttggtgtggggggggggggcaagtgtcttggtggggggaaGGGGAGGACCATGTGTcttggtgggtggggggggaccaagtgtcttgggggggaggggaggaccaagtgtcttgatggggggggggaccaagtgtcttggtgggggggggcAAGTGTCTTGGGGgggtgtcttggtgggggggaccaagtgtcttggtgagGGGGGGGGCAAGTGTCTTGGgggtgtcttggtgggggggggaccaagtgtcttggtgggggaggggggaccaagtgtcttggtgggggggggaAGGGAGGACCAAGTGTCTCGGTGGGGGggaggaccaagtgtcttggtagggggtggggaccaagtgtcttggtggggggggggaccaagtgtcttgttGGGGGGGGGGACCAAGTGTATAGGCGGAGGGACCAagttttttggtgtgtgtgggggggggaggggaccaagtgtcttggtgtggggggggggggggcaagtgtcttggtggggggagGGGAGGACCATGTGTCTTGATGGGTGggggggggaccaagtgtcttgggggggaggggaggaccaagtgtcttgatgggggggggggggaccaagtGCCTTGGTGGGGGggaagtgtcttggtgggggggagtgtcttggtgggggggaccaagtgtcttggtgggggggggcAAGTGTCTTGGGgggtgtcttggtgggggggggaccaagtgtcttagtgggggggggaccaagtgtcttggtggggggaggggaggaccaagtgtcttggtgggggggaggggaggaccaagtgtcttggtgggggggaggggaggaccaagtgtcttggtgggggggggggtgcaagtgtcttggtgggggggggggggtgcaagtgtcttggtggggggggggggaccaagtgtcttggtgtggggggggaccaagtgtcttggtgggggggggtgcaagtgtcttggtgggggggggtgcaagtgtcttggtgggggggggtgcaagtgtcttggtggggggggaccaagtgtcttggtggggggaggaccaagtgtcttgatgggggggggaccaagtgtcttggtgggggaggggggaccaagtgtcttggtagggggaggaccaagtgtcttggtgggggggaggggaggaccaagtgtcttggtgggggggaggggaggaccaagtgtcttggtggggggggggggtgcaagtgtcttggtggggggggggggtgcaagtgtcttggtgggggggggtgcaagtgtcttggtggggggggggaccaagtgtcttggtggggggggggaccaagtgtcttggtgtggggggggggaccaagtgtcttggtgggggggggtgcaagtgtcttggtgggggggggggggggtgcaagtgtcttggtggggggggggtgcaagtgtcttggtggggggggtgcaagtgtcttggtggggggggaccaagtgtcttggtgggggggaggaccaagtgtcttgatgggggggggggaccaagtgtcttggtgggggaggggggaccaagtgtcttggtagggggaggaccaagtgtcttggtagggggtggggaccaagtgtcttggtggggggtggggaccaagtgtcttggtggggggggcggaccaagtgtcttggtgggggggaccaagtgtcttggtggagGGACCAAGTGTTTTGGTGTGTGGGGGggaggggaccaagtgtcttggtgtggggggggaccaagtgtcttggtgtgggggggggaccaagtgtcttggtgtggggggggaccaagtgtcttggtgggggagggggaccaagtgtcttggtgggggaggggaggaccaagtgtcttggtgggggggaggaccaagtgtcttggtggggggaggggaggaccaagtgtcttggtggggggggcAAGTGTCTTGGGGGGTGTCTTGGTGaaggggaccaagtgtcttggtgggggggaccaagtgtcttggtgggggggaccaagtgtcttggtgggggaccaagtgtcttggtgg
Encoded here:
- the kaznb gene encoding kazrin, periplakin interacting protein b isoform X1, whose translation is MEDSLTCCSQDATFSQVLGRQGQLMQATVQSLNSLNDQIAQFMVSRPWSLGCPENDFMTGERQGDPFTKSMTLMRHLLMDAQGKILKMMEDNKQLARRIDGAIRSAGQEVSNLRSELTASNCRLAGLAAGNPAALENRRQHKHHADSLRYRDPSVHHRQKTVVSDMCYPTEISSLMDFGSPDCSLGKVLLHEEVAHLQEEVHLLRQMKEMLGKDLQEESRGGGSAGLLSAADLHVQLVDKEQELDRAKEALQAMKADRKRLKGEKGDLVSQMQQLYTTLESREDQLREFIRNYNQHRKESEDAVKVLAKEKDVLEREKWDLRRQTKEATEQANLLRSQLDMKENRIKELEAELTMAKQSLATLTKDVPKRHSLAPGVNAGNGGGEPLVNGSQEWVMQADLPLTAAIRQSQQTLYHGGHNADRQAVVRISPCHSRQPSVISDASAADGDRSSTPSDINSPRHRTHSLCNSMEDLEDQKRKKKKEKMTLSSLSRVFARGKQRKSLDPGLFDGTATPDYYIEEDADW
- the kaznb gene encoding kazrin, periplakin interacting protein b isoform X3; the encoded protein is MDFGPHGRKMPRPSCIPWNLHGSDKRRDPSVHHRQKTVVSDMCYPTEISSLMDFGSPDCSLGKVLLHEEVAHLQEEVHLLRQMKEMLGKDLQEESRGGGSAGLLSAADLHVQLVDKEQELDRAKEALQAMKADRKRLKGEKGDLVSQMQQLYTTLESREDQLREFIRNYNQHRKESEDAVKVLAKEKDVLEREKWDLRRQTKEATEQANLLRSQLDMKENRIKELEAELTMAKQSLATLTKDVPKRHSLAPGVNAGNGGGEPLVNGSQEWVMQADLPLTAAIRQSQQTLYHGGHNADRQAVVRISPCHSRQPSVISDASAADGDRSSTPSDINSPRHRTHSLCNSMEDLEDQKRKKKKEKMTLSSLSRVFARGKQRKSLDPGLFDGTATPDYYIEEDADW
- the kaznb gene encoding kazrin, periplakin interacting protein b isoform X4, which translates into the protein MRSDGEEGKPVLLHEEVAHLQEEVHLLRQMKEMLGKDLQEESRGGGSAGLLSAADLHVQLVDKEQELDRAKEALQAMKADRKRLKGEKGDLVSQMQQLYTTLESREDQLREFIRNYNQHRKESEDAVKVLAKEKDVLEREKWDLRRQTKEATEQANLLRSQLDMKENRIKELEAELTMAKQSLATLTKDVPKRHSLAPGVNAGNGGGEPLVNGSQEWVMQADLPLTAAIRQSQQTLYHGGHNADRQAVVRISPCHSRQPSVISDASAADGDRSSTPSDINSPRHRTHSLCNSMEDLEDQKRKKKKEKMTLSSLSRVFARGKQRKSLDPGLFDGTATPDYYIEEDADW